TGCTGGCCGACGTTGAATGCGTCATTGAATACAGCTCGGATTTCCGTCCGATCTCGCGTGCATACGTTTCGAGCAGGATGGTGTCGCCATTCACGATACCGGCTACCGGAACTTCGGGTGTACTGGTTTGCAGGAGTAAGAAGAGTAGAAGTAGCATGTGTGTAAAAATACCGCTCAATGCCGAAAGACTTTGCGACGGGTTGCAGACAGCAGTAGTTTTGAGCAGCCGGAGTGTTGAACAACTCAACTACACGTTTCTGTGTTCAATTTTATTACAGTATCAACCCGTTTTGGGATTCTTGCCGCTCTCTTCAACCATGAGGGTGTGCATGCCATTACGATTGCTGAATCAATTGACGGAGCCTACACTTCGCTTGTAGAAATGGCCGAGGCTTCGGTGCCGGAAGCAATCAACCCAAGCCCCCTCCCCAATGCTGTCCTCAAACGTCAGCTTACCGGGCTGATAACAGGCGTTACGCCTGCTGACAGGATGCGGCTGTGTATCCGGGGAACACCGTTTCAGCAACGGGTATGGTCGGCACTTTGCACCATTCCGCGAGGCGGTACCGAAACCTACGGTGGTATAGCTTCCAAACTGGGCCTGCCTGCGAGTGCAGCGCGCGCCATAGGTAGTGCCTGCGGTGCCAACATGTTTGCAATTGCGGTACCGTGCCATCGTGTGTTGCGGACGGATGGAGGGTTAGGGGGCTACCGCTGGGGCCTGGAACGTAAGGCTGCGCTGCTGCAGGCTGAGGCGGGAGTACAGCCACTGCTGCTTTGAAATACATGGTCCTAACAAAGATCAAAACCAATGTGCTCACCGGGTACTCGGAGGCAATGCGCTAAAAAAATTTACACTATGGAGTGGGCCAGTCCGGGCGAACTTCTCAGCGTATAGGCCTTGATGAATCGGCTGAAGTCGTTCGCGCAGCCACCAGTTCCGCTCGCTTTGAGTTCTGGTATCAAGCATAACTGAATCTACAATCGAAACTTCGCAACATCGAAACAGCACTTCGACGCTTTTAAGGGGGGTTGGCGGTAGAGTTCGACAATGAAGGATTCGATAGACTTCAAGCGTCTTGTGTTGACATTGATGTGCGGGTCGGTCGGACGAAGTGCTTGACGGTCAACATTCCAATGTTTGGGTTTGAGAGAAATTCCCGAACTACATCGCAGTCGTTGGCCAAAAACTGCCACATTGATCATCACAGCACTGCCAGATGGCGGTGGTTTGTTCAGATAGAATGAAGGACGCATAAACGAAGAAACCGTCAGTAGTGTGTTCGCGCACAGGCCTTACCTGAAATTTGAACTAACCTACTGACGGTTTCTTACAACAGCCTGAAATACGGCAGGAACACGGTGGATTTTCTCGTCTGCATAAACTACTCCAGAAGAGCTCGTTCGTCGCAAATCGTCTTCCTGTGGTTCCTGCCAATTTCAATGATTGTGCTCCCTCGGGGGCTCGAACCCCGGACCCACTGATTAAGAGTCAGTTGCTCTAGCCAGCTGAGCTAAGGAAGCTCGCAAAAATAGACTTTTTTTTGAAATGTTTCAGACCAGGAATAAAAAAAAGGTCACTGATGTGAATCAGCGACCTTTTCAGGAGAAGTTAATCTGGCACTTACCTGATAACGTTCAGTTTCATGAAGTACGAACCTTCCGGTGTGGTAATTACGATATTGTACAAGCCGGACGATACCGAGCTTCCGGTGGCGGACGTGAGGTTCCACTGTACTTGTTGCGTTGTTGGATGCAGTGTTGTAACGATATTACCCTGCGCATCAACAATCATTACCGTAGTAGCAGTACTTCCCGTATTGATGGTAACCGTTCCCGTTGCCGGATTCGGGTACGCACTCATGCCAGCCGAATATGCATCGGTTACCGATGCAGCAATTTCGCAGGTACCGCTGGCAGCAACAGCGCTGTTTCCACCTTCTGCCGATGTAATGAGCAGATTGGCAGTGTAGTTGCCGGGGTTAAGGGGCTTGAACTCGGCGCATACTTCTGCTGATGATCCTGCCTGTACCGTGAGCGGCAGGGCAGTGGTAATTGTAAACTCTGATACGTTAGTACCGTCAACAGTTACGTTGTCAATTGTAATATCGGCAGCTGTCGGGTTTGAGATGCTAAAGCACTTTACCCGCACTTCACCCTTGTCAACCGTGCCAAACGGTAACGTCCTGTCAGCCGAATACAGAACAACACCCGATCCTGAAATGGCAATAGAGCTTGTTCCTGCAGTAGCTGTTGACTGGATGTTTAGGGTAGCGGTCGAGGCGCCGACTGAGCCGGGAGTGAATTTGATTTTTACAGTGAGTGACTCACCCTTGTTAAGGGTGTTTGAAACGGGTGCAGTAACTGTGAAATCGGCAGCATTGGGTCCGCTAAAATTAAATCCGTTTATGGTTATCGGTACATTACCGCCATTGCGAACCAGGGCGTCGAACGTGACTTCGCGACTGTATCCGAAAGGCACTCTACCCATATTGAGTGACGGTGATGAAAGGGCAATTGTCGGGACGCTTGAGGCGGGGTCAATCACTGTTAGCCTAAATGCTCTCGTTGTAACACTACCGCAGACGTTACTTATCGTAACGCGGTAGAAACCATCGTGCGAGAGATTCACACTTGGAATGGTAAATCGGGTATTCGTGCTTCGCTGCACCACCTGGTCATTATGCATCCATACGATTTGACTACCTGTGGTCTGTCCCAGGTCGAACGTTACAGATGCTCCAACGTCGGCAATCTGATCTGCGGGCGTTACGGGGATAGCCGGCATGTCAAGGACGTTCAGAACAGCCTGTGAGCTTGTTACGGTAAAGCCGCAGGTTCCGGTAACTTCAACGGTATAAACTCCGGAATGCTGCTTTGTTGCGTTGTTGATTTTCAGCTCGTAGTTATCGGAGTTGTTAATAGGATTGCCATCCTTAAACCACTTGTAATGCAGGTCGGATCCCTCGGCATTCACATGTAGGCTTATACCCGAAGTACCGGCACAAACGTCGGCAGACTGAGGCTGAGTACTGATAACGGGTGCTCCGTACACTCCCACGTATGCGCGGTTGGATGACACCTCGGCAGGACATTCGGTTAGGACTGAGCCGGGAACAATCACATGAACCCAGTAGAAACCTTTATCGCCGTCCTGCAGGTTAGCAAGTGTGAGTGAGCTGCCTGTAGCGCCGGCTATGGGCTGACTCTCTTTATACCACTGATAGCTTAAGGTAGCGCCTACGGCATTGGCCTGTAGGGTAGTAGTTGAACCGGGACAGAAGAGTCCACCTGCTAAAGGAGAAGCAAATTGTGGTTTAGCAGCAACGGCAAGAACGGCAGTGGAGCTGGTGACCGGCTTCCCGCAGGCGCCGCTGACAACAACATGGTACTTCCCATCATCACTGATGGTTGCGCTGTTCACGGTATATGTAGCAGATGTTGCTCCTGTGATTGCCTTGTTGTTGTGATACCACTGATAGGTAAGTGCAGTTCCGGTGGCTTTAACGGTCAGCGTGGCACTCTTCGACTCGCAAACCGCCTTGCTTTCCGGGTTAGCCGTAATGTCGGCGGGCTGCTGAACTGTTATCGTGAACTTCGGGCTGGTAACCTGCTTATCACATGAATTCGTGATGGTAGCATACCACGTTCCGTCATGTCCGCTTTTTGAAGCCGATGGAATTTGCAATATTGGCACAGCAGTTTTAGCAAAGGCTTCGCCATTTCGATACCAGAGAACCGTAAGCCCCTTGGCATCAGCCATTGAAAACTGCAGGTTAACAATATCGCCCTCACAGGCCTTAACGTCTTTAGGACCAGCAACGATGACCGGCGGTGTGCATTCAACCTTTATTGCAAACGGGCCATTGTATTTCCAGGCATCCTTGCTGGTGTAGATACATGTTTTCGTGCCGGTTATCCCACCGCTCTTGACGGCTTCCGAGATGCGGATGTAGCATTGGTCAACAGTTCCGAAGTCGGACGGTACGGTAAACTTTGCCGTCAGAACACCATAAAATTCCTTGCCATTATAGTCTGACTTCAGAAGTTCAGCAGTTGTCACGGTGGTCCAGGTCTGTGTACCGTCTGTTGACAGTTGTACCGGGAACTCGCTGGTTTTGGGGAAGTCAGCACCGCGCAGGTACATCTCGGCTTCTACAGACATCACGTCGCCTGCTTTAACAGCCTTTGGGTTTGACTCCCCGTTTGCCGAGTACGAATACGTTGCAATGTAGCCATAGGCATATTCACATTGCGCCTGCATTCTGGAGGTAGAAGCTGCTATCAGCAAGCAGGAAAAAATGAAAGAATACAGTACCTTCATAGGTGCTCTCCGTGGTTATATCGATGGATAAAGAAGCCGGGATTCGGCTGTCGAAATGACGCTGGTGATAAGCATATAGCGCTCCAGGAGAAATTTGGTTACACTGTGCGGAGCATTGCGGCACATTTTCAGCATTAAACCACGTCATCTGCTACAATTCTGACAGGCAGTGGTGAAATGCAGAGGATGTAAGACCAGCCTATCAGCAAAAAAAACGGGTATGCTGGCAAGCATACCCATTGTGAGTTGTGAGATGTAGTAAGCTACGTTAATTTGATTAACGAATTACGTTCAGTTTCATGAAGTACGAACCTTCTGTTGCAGCAACAACGATAGTGTACATACCGGATGGAGCTGCATTACCGTCGGAGGATGTAAGATTCCACTGTGCTGACGTTGATGTTGGATACAGAGTTGTAACTACATTGCCGCGGGCATCGAGAATCGTGACCGATGTGGCGATGGTGCTTCCCGTGCTTATGGTAACGGTGCCTGAAGCCGGATTTGGGTACGCGCTCATGCCAACCGAATACGCATCGGTTACTGATGCAGCAATTTCGCAGGTACCAGTGGCTACTACAGTAGTGTTACCAGCATCAGCAGATGTAATGAGTAAATCGGCAGTATATGATCCCGGGTTAACGGGCTTGAACTCGGCACATACTTCGGCGGTGCCGCCGGCAGGGACGGTAAGCGGTAATGTGGTGGTGATACCGAATTGTGCCGTACTTGCACCTCCGACGGTGACGGCCTCAATTGCAATGTCGGCTGCAGTAGGATTGGTGATCGTGAAGCATTTTAAGCGAACTTCGCCCTTATCAACAGTACCAAAATCCAGTTTGCGGTTTACCGAATAGAGAACAACGCCCGAGCCGGAAATCCCAACCGAGCTTGTCCCGGCAGTTGCAGTGGACTGAACGTTAAGTGTAGCCGAAGAGGTGCCAACGAAGCTTGGAGTGAATTTGATTTTTACAGTGAGTGACTCACCCTTGTTAAGAGTGTTGGCAACAGGCGCAGTAACCACAAAATCAGCAGCATTGGGTCCACTAAAACTAAATCCGTTTACGGTGATCGGTACATTACCGCCATTGCGTACCAGGGCGTCAAACGTAGTTTCGCGACTGTATCCGAAAGGCACTCTGCCCGCATCAAGGGACGGCGATGAAATCGTGATTGTTGGAATTTGTGATGCGGGGTCAACAACTGTTAAACGGGCGCTCCTTGAAGTGACGCTTCCGCAGGCGCTGTTGATAACAATGCGGTAGAAGCCTTCGTCAGACAACTGAACGGCTGGGATAGTAAACGATGTGGCGGCACCACGGGACAGAATCTGATCGTCGTGCATCCAAACAACTTCCTGTGCATGATCAGCCGTAACGTTGAATGTAACTGACTTACCAACGTCGGCAGTTTTGTCGGCAGGCTGTACCGTGATTGCCGGAACTCCAACAACGCTGACAACTGCCTGCTGGGACGAGGCCGTAAATCCGCACACACCCGTAATCTCTACGGTGTAAACACCTGAATGCTGCCTCTTTGCGTTTATAAGTTCCAGCTGATAACTGTTAGAATTATTAATGGGGTTGCCATCCTTAAACCACTTGTAATGCAGGTCGGATCCCTCCACGCTTACGGTGAGTTTTACGGTTGTACCTTCACATGCGTTAACAGACTGTGGTTGGGCACTTATTGTTGGGGCGCCGTGAACGCCGATATACACCCGGTCTGACATAGATTCGGCATTACAGCCGGTTTGGGCCGACCCTGGCACGCTAACATGTACCCAGTAAAAACCTTTATCATCGCTGGTCATGTTTGCCAGTGTGAACGAAGGCTTGTTGGCGCCCTGGATAGGCTGATTATCTTTATACCATTGATAGGTAAGCGTGGAGCCGGTTGCCGCACCGTTAAGAGTAGTTGTAGCACCTGGACAGAACAAACCGCCTACAGGTGTTTGGGTGAATACCGGTTTGGCAGCAACGATAATAGTAGCCCTCTGACTGGTGTCGGGTTTACCACAAGCCCCTTTAGCTACCACAAAATACGTTCCTTCATCAATGAGTTTCGCAGATCCAATCAGGTAAGAGTTACCGGTTGCGCCATTGATTGGCATGTTGTTTTTATACCACTGATACGTAATCAGCGAACCGGTAGCGTTTGCTGCAAGACTGTATTGCTGTCCGTCACACAACGTTTTTCCCGTTGGATGAGCCGTAATGAGAGCAGGTTTTTGGACAGTTACCTGGTAGGTAGAGGTATTGGCTGACAGGCCACATGCATCCTTGATCTTCACGTACCATGTACCCTGATGCTGGCTTTGGGCTACTGAGGCAATGGTATATGACGGAGTTCCGGTCGTTGCTGCAAGCCCGCCATTACAGTACCATTCATAGGTGATTACACCCGGGTTTGATGATGCGTTTACCGTCATTGTCAGCGGCGATCCCTCGCATCCGGTCACATTGGTTGGCTGACTGAAAATCGTAGGCGTTACGCACGGTGCCTTGATTTCGAAGGGTCCGTCGGCATACCAGTCATTCTTGCCGGCATACAAACAATCTTTGGAACCGTCGGGAAGTTCCTCACCCACTCGAATGTAACAATTTTTCCCATAACCAAAATTAGAAAGTGTAAATTCGCCGGTGATCCAGCCGTAGATATAGCCGTAGCCGTCATCGTACGGACCATACAGATACTGGCAGTACGCAACAGTGGTCCACGTCCGGCCGGCATCGGTAGAGATCTGAATCGGGAAATAATGGTCCATCGGGAAGTCCTGAACATCGTAAAATTCAAAGTATGCTTCCAGATAGATTACGTCACCGGCTGCAACGAGGGTTGGGCGGTACTTTCCGTTGGCATCCCAGTAATCGATCCCGATGTATCCGTAGTTGTACTCGCACTGTGCCTTGGTCTGCACTGCTCCCAAAGTTACAAACAGGGCAAGAATGAGAGTTGTATAAAATTTACTCATAGTGTACGTCCTGAAAATATTGAATACGTAATCAGTAGGTTGCTATATAACGCTAATGCACTGCTTCGGTTACGGTACCCTGTGCAATAAGTTAAAATAACAATAAAAAATGCAAAAGCCCCTTTCCTGGTGGAGAAAGGGGCTTTAAATAGTATTGGATTCGACAGATTATATCTATCTGGCCACGTTGAGTTTCATGAAGTATGAACCGGCCGGGTTAGTTACAATGATGTTGTACAGACCAGAAGCGAGTGGTAAACCGTTGGCATTTGTCAGGTTCCATACGGTAGCAGACAGTGTGGGGTGCAGGGTGGCAACCACGGCACCGTGTGCATCGACGATCGAGATGGTTGATGCGACAGTTTCACCGGTGTTGATGGTAACGCTTCCGCTTGCCGGGTTCGGATAGATGCTCATACCGGCATTCAGGGCGTCCAGAGTAACCGATGATGCTATTTCGCATGTTCCATTGGCGCCGACAGTAGAGTTGCCGCCGGTGCTGGACTTGATGGCAAAGCTGGCAGTGTAGCTACCTACTTCGTGCGGGGTAAACTCGGCACATACTTCCTTGGTGCTACCGGCTGGGACCTCAACGGGCAGCGGAGTAGTGATGCTGAACAGCGAAGCATTGGTACCGCTGACCTGGATATCATCAATGGTAATGTTGGTTGACGAGGTGTTGTTAATGGTGAAGCACTTGATCCGTGTTTCATTCTTGTCGGCAGTGCCAAACTCTACCGTCTGGTCAGTTGTGTACAGCACAACACCGTTACCGCTGATCTCTGCCGTGCTTTCGCCTTCGGTGGCGGTGGACTGAATGTTCAGTGTGGCGGTGGAGGTGCCAACAAAACTTGGCGTGAATTTAATCTTCACGGTGAGTGACTCACCTTTATTCAATGTGTTGGCAACCGGAGCGGTAACCACGAAGTCAGCCGCGTTGGGACCGCTGAAGCTAAAGCCGTTTACTGTAATCGGCACGTTGCCTGCATTCATGACCAGTGCATCGAAGGTGACTTCATTGCTGTAGCCAAAGGGTACGTTGCCGGCGTCAAGGGTAGGTGACGAAACAGCGATGGTCGGCACCAGCGAGCTGGGGTCGATCACGGTAACGCGTGCCAGACGAGAGTTTACGCTGCCGCAGACGTTGGTGATCACAGCCTGGTAGAAGCCGACATCGCTGAGCTTGACGTCTGTCAGTGTAAGTGTGGCCTCGGTTCCCCTTGCCACTTCCTTACCGTTACGGAGCCATACAACCTCTTGTGCACCCTGATTGTTTGCAGTTAGCGTTATGGTTTCACCGACCTCGGCAATAGCGTCGGCAGGCTGCGAGGTGAGCACCGGTAATGAGTACACATTTACTTCGGCAACCTCACTGGTTGCAAAGAAGCCGCACATGCTGCTCACCTGCACCGAGTATGAGCCCTGCTGTGCGGGAGTAACGTTGTTGAGTTCGAGAGCATAGTTGTTTGACTGCGGAATCGGAGCCCCTTTATAGAACCACTGATACTGAAGATCTGCGCCCTCAGCATTTACGGTAAGCGTAATGTCGGACCCTTCACAAACGTCGGCCGAGGCAGGTTGTTCGGTAATGGTAGGTGCATCATATACGCCAACATAGACGCGGCCCGAGGTGGCGTCGGCCAGGCAGCCGGTTTCAGCTGATCCCGGCACGACTACATACACCCAGTAGAAGCCGTTGTCGCGTTCTGAGATATTATCAATCGTTAGTGTTCTCTGGTTTGCACCAAGAATCGGTTTATCGCCCTTGTACCACTGGTAGGCCAGGATGTTGCCTGTTGTTTGAGCCGAGAGAGTAGCCTTGCTGCCCGGACAGAAGGTTCCGCCTGCAAGCGGAGTTGTAAACCGCGGTTTCACGGGTACAGCAATGGTAATTGCTTCGCTGGTGTCCGGGTCGCCGCAGGTACCGTTAACGATTACCTGGTACACACCTTCGTTATCGGAAGAGGCACTGGGGATGCTGACTGTAGTTCCGGTTGCTCCGGACATTGCTACGCCGTCCTTAT
This is a stretch of genomic DNA from Ignavibacteria bacterium. It encodes these proteins:
- a CDS encoding methylated-DNA--[protein]-cysteine S-methyltransferase, producing the protein MAEASVPEAINPSPLPNAVLKRQLTGLITGVTPADRMRLCIRGTPFQQRVWSALCTIPRGGTETYGGIASKLGLPASAARAIGSACGANMFAIAVPCHRVLRTDGGLGGYRWGLERKAALLQAEAGVQPLLL
- a CDS encoding immunoglobulin domain-containing protein, producing MKVLYSFIFSCLLIAASTSRMQAQCEYAYGYIATYSYSANGESNPKAVKAGDVMSVEAEMYLRGADFPKTSEFPVQLSTDGTQTWTTVTTAELLKSDYNGKEFYGVLTAKFTVPSDFGTVDQCYIRISEAVKSGGITGTKTCIYTSKDAWKYNGPFAIKVECTPPVIVAGPKDVKACEGDIVNLQFSMADAKGLTVLWYRNGEAFAKTAVPILQIPSASKSGHDGTWYATITNSCDKQVTSPKFTITVQQPADITANPESKAVCESKSATLTVKATGTALTYQWYHNNKAITGATSATYTVNSATISDDGKYHVVVSGACGKPVTSSTAVLAVAAKPQFASPLAGGLFCPGSTTTLQANAVGATLSYQWYKESQPIAGATGSSLTLANLQDGDKGFYWVHVIVPGSVLTECPAEVSSNRAYVGVYGAPVISTQPQSADVCAGTSGISLHVNAEGSDLHYKWFKDGNPINNSDNYELKINNATKQHSGVYTVEVTGTCGFTVTSSQAVLNVLDMPAIPVTPADQIADVGASVTFDLGQTTGSQIVWMHNDQVVQRSTNTRFTIPSVNLSHDGFYRVTISNVCGSVTTRAFRLTVIDPASSVPTIALSSPSLNMGRVPFGYSREVTFDALVRNGGNVPITINGFNFSGPNAADFTVTAPVSNTLNKGESLTVKIKFTPGSVGASTATLNIQSTATAGTSSIAISGSGVVLYSADRTLPFGTVDKGEVRVKCFSISNPTAADITIDNVTVDGTNVSEFTITTALPLTVQAGSSAEVCAEFKPLNPGNYTANLLITSAEGGNSAVAASGTCEIAASVTDAYSAGMSAYPNPATGTVTINTGSTATTVMIVDAQGNIVTTLHPTTQQVQWNLTSATGSSVSSGLYNIVITTPEGSYFMKLNVIR
- a CDS encoding immunoglobulin domain-containing protein, whose translation is MSKFYTTLILALFVTLGAVQTKAQCEYNYGYIGIDYWDANGKYRPTLVAAGDVIYLEAYFEFYDVQDFPMDHYFPIQISTDAGRTWTTVAYCQYLYGPYDDGYGYIYGWITGEFTLSNFGYGKNCYIRVGEELPDGSKDCLYAGKNDWYADGPFEIKAPCVTPTIFSQPTNVTGCEGSPLTMTVNASSNPGVITYEWYCNGGLAATTGTPSYTIASVAQSQHQGTWYVKIKDACGLSANTSTYQVTVQKPALITAHPTGKTLCDGQQYSLAANATGSLITYQWYKNNMPINGATGNSYLIGSAKLIDEGTYFVVAKGACGKPDTSQRATIIVAAKPVFTQTPVGGLFCPGATTTLNGAATGSTLTYQWYKDNQPIQGANKPSFTLANMTSDDKGFYWVHVSVPGSAQTGCNAESMSDRVYIGVHGAPTISAQPQSVNACEGTTVKLTVSVEGSDLHYKWFKDGNPINNSNSYQLELINAKRQHSGVYTVEITGVCGFTASSQQAVVSVVGVPAITVQPADKTADVGKSVTFNVTADHAQEVVWMHDDQILSRGAATSFTIPAVQLSDEGFYRIVINSACGSVTSRSARLTVVDPASQIPTITISSPSLDAGRVPFGYSRETTFDALVRNGGNVPITVNGFSFSGPNAADFVVTAPVANTLNKGESLTVKIKFTPSFVGTSSATLNVQSTATAGTSSVGISGSGVVLYSVNRKLDFGTVDKGEVRLKCFTITNPTAADIAIEAVTVGGASTAQFGITTTLPLTVPAGGTAEVCAEFKPVNPGSYTADLLITSADAGNTTVVATGTCEIAASVTDAYSVGMSAYPNPASGTVTISTGSTIATSVTILDARGNVVTTLYPTSTSAQWNLTSSDGNAAPSGMYTIVVAATEGSYFMKLNVIR
- a CDS encoding immunoglobulin domain-containing protein translates to MKSFATLFVFAVLLFQSSVGVKAQDCWNWNGQLVFDYFIDAKTGQYVWSDQALTVAPGDVVAAYFWIYYYSGRFPDSKFAVELSGDGGTTWKSLSDDVTTWDYKYDYYGELVYKFTLPTDTKPGDYYIRVKEVPNNTKSCAESYPPDYNQPYWYGKIKVIRPCVTPIVKPQPSSIAVCQGDPLSMKIATKEEYGYIFFEWYKDGVLMTTTLQPSLSYAQSVKADHEGTWMVNIIDVCGTKAKTDEFRVTIDIPTKITQEPQSKTVCQGNSHTISVAAEGTNLKYQWYKDGVAMSGATGTTVSIPSASSDNEGVYQVIVNGTCGDPDTSEAITIAVPVKPRFTTPLAGGTFCPGSKATLSAQTTGNILAYQWYKGDKPILGANQRTLTIDNISERDNGFYWVYVVVPGSAETGCLADATSGRVYVGVYDAPTITEQPASADVCEGSDITLTVNAEGADLQYQWFYKGAPIPQSNNYALELNNVTPAQQGSYSVQVSSMCGFFATSEVAEVNVYSLPVLTSQPADAIAEVGETITLTANNQGAQEVVWLRNGKEVARGTEATLTLTDVKLSDVGFYQAVITNVCGSVNSRLARVTVIDPSSLVPTIAVSSPTLDAGNVPFGYSNEVTFDALVMNAGNVPITVNGFSFSGPNAADFVVTAPVANTLNKGESLTVKIKFTPSFVGTSTATLNIQSTATEGESTAEISGNGVVLYTTDQTVEFGTADKNETRIKCFTINNTSSTNITIDDIQVSGTNASLFSITTPLPVEVPAGSTKEVCAEFTPHEVGSYTASFAIKSSTGGNSTVGANGTCEIASSVTLDALNAGMSIYPNPASGSVTINTGETVASTISIVDAHGAVVATLHPTLSATVWNLTNANGLPLASGLYNIIVTNPAGSYFMKLNVAR